One part of the Lotus japonicus ecotype B-129 chromosome 2, LjGifu_v1.2 genome encodes these proteins:
- the LOC130740967 gene encoding AP-2 complex subunit mu: MPVAASAIYFLNLRGDVLINRLYRDDVGGNMVDAFRTHIMQTKELGTCPVKQIGGCSFFYMRISNVYIVIVVSSNANVACAFKFVVEAVALFKSYFGGSFDEDAIRNNFVLIYELLDEIMDFGYPQNLSPEILKLYITQEGVRSPFSSKPADRPVPNATLQVTGAVGWRREGLAYKKNEVFLDIVESVNLLMSSKGVVLRCDVTGKILMKCFLSGMPDLKLGLNDKIGLEKESQIKSRPTKSGKTIELDDVTFHQCVNLTRFNSEKTVSFVPPDGEFELMKYRITEGVNLPFKVLPTIKELGRTRMEVNVKVKSVFGAKMFALGVVVKIPVPKQTAKTNFTVTSGRAKYNASIDCLVWKIRKFPGQTEPTLSAEVELISTMTEKKSWTRPPIQMEFQVPMFTASGLRVRFLKVWEKSGYNTVEWVRYITKAGSYEIRC; this comes from the exons ATGCCGGTGGCTGCTTCCGCTATATACTTCCTCAACCTCCGCGGAGATGTTCTCATCAATCGCCTCTATCGAGACGATGTCGG GGGAAATATGGTTGATGCTTTTCGGACGCATATAATGCAAACCAAAGAACTCGGTACCTGTCCTGTGAAGCAGATTGGTGGCTGCTCTTTCTTTTACATGAGGATCAGCAATGTCTACATCGTCATTGTTGTCAGCAGCAATGCTAATGTAGCTTGCGCTTTCAAGTTTGTTGTTGAG GCTGTTGCACTTTTCAAATCATATTTTGGCGGCTCTTTTGATGAGGATGCAATCCGCAATAATTTTGTACTCATTTATGAGCTTCTAGATG AAATCATGGACTTTGGCTATCCTCAAAATCTTTCACCGGAGATCTTAAAGCTTTATATCACTCAGGAAGGAGTCCGTTCCCCATTTTCATCAAAG CCCGCAGATAGACCTGTTCCGAATGCGACTTTACAAGTTACTGGTGCTGTTGGTTGGCGGAGAGAAGGCCTTGCGTACAAAAAGAATGAG GTCTTCCTAGATATCGTGGAAAGTGTAAATCTTCTTATGTCTTCAAAAG GTGTCGTTCTGCGTTGTGATGTGACGGGGAAGATTCTTATGAAGTGCTTTCTTTCTGGAATGCCTGATTTGAAGTTGGGTTTGAATGATAAGATTGGTCTTGAGAAAGAGTCACAGATTAAATCCCGTCCTACAAAAAG TGGTAAAACTATTGAGCTTGATGATGTCACTTTCCATCAATGTGTAAATTTGACGAGGTTCAACTCAGAGAAAACTGTTAGTTTTGTGCCACCTGATGGTGAATTTGAACTAATGAA GTATCGTATCACTGAAGGTGTTAATCTTCCCTTCAAAGTTTTGCCTACCATCAAGGAACTAGGCCGAACACGGATGGAAGTAAATGTTAAG GTAAAGAGTGTCTTTGGTGCAAAGATGTTTGCACTAGGGGTTGTTGTCAAAATTCCTGTGCCAAAACAAACAGCAAAAACGAATTTCACAGTCACATCTGGCCGTGCGAAATATAATGCATCTATTGATTGTTTGGTTTGGAA GATAAGAAAATTTCCTGGGCAAACTGAGCCTACCTTGAGTGCAGAAGTTGAGCTTATTTCCACGATGACAGAAAAGAAATCTTGGACTAGGCCACCAATTCAGATGGAGTTTCAG GTTCCCATGTTCACGGCATCTGGTTTACGTGTTCGTTTCCTGAAG GTCTGGGAGAAGAGCGGATACAACACCGTGGAGTGGGTTCGTTATATTACAAAAGCAGGATCATATGAGATTAGGTGCTAG
- the LOC130740968 gene encoding uncharacterized protein LOC130740968, with protein MGLLKKILGILGLAKDDDHEHNSKDDSDDAHPRPTPTPYRVHETGQPRRGFAVSAEVVVDRPQLGPVLAPSPSGDGGVQGLRWYAKRLRIDQDGDVADTFLEEVSSGRSAVAAGHHKKAARFKLKDGTRPVKVKQQVLSDGKVQHRVEHQGRLQLV; from the exons ATGGGGTTATTGAAAAAGATCCTTGGAATTCTAGGGTTAGCAAAGGACGACGACCACGAACACAATTCCAAGGATGACTCCGACGACGCTCATCCTCGTCCCACGCCGACGCCGTATCGCGTCCACGAGACTGGCCAACCTCGCAGGGGCTTCGCCGTCTCTGCCGAGGTTGTCGTCGATCGCCCCCAGCTCGGTCCCGTTCTCGCCCCTTCACCTTCCGGCGACGGCGGCGTTCAG GGTCTGAGGTGGTACGCTAAGCGCCTTAGGATAGATCAAGATGGAGATGTAGCTGATACGTTCCTTGAAGAGGTTTCTTCAGGGAGATCGGCAGTGGCAGCTGGTCATCATAAAAAAGCTGCAAGGTTTAAATTGAAGGATGGCACTAGGCCAGTCAAAGTGAAACAACAGGTGCTATCAGATGGGAAAGTTCAGCACCGTGTGGAGCACCAGGGCAGATTGCAGTTGGTATGA